One genomic region from Blattabacterium cuenoti encodes:
- a CDS encoding phosphoglycerate kinase: protein MIEDIKTINDFDFENQIVLIRVDFNVPVDKYYQITDDTRIQFSLPTIQKILSEKGRIVLISHFGRPNGKPSKTYSLKFLIPFLSKKLKLTVDFCEDCIGKNVEKKINELKNGEILLLENLRFYKEEEEENENFAFELSKLGNIYVNDAFGVSHRLHTSITILPKFFGKKKCIGLLMQKEIQFLNKFLSGKGEKPITVLLGGAKISSKIEIIENLIDFADHILIGGGMSYPFIKIKGGKIGNSLLEKDNKIIEKILFKIFDKCQEKNKKNILSFPKDVIIADSFKNTANTKVSAIDSIPDGWAGLDIGPLSIKYFCDIIEKSKTILWNGPVGVFELTNFSLGTRSIAKAIAKTTEKGAFSLVGGGDSIASLKMEGCDNKISYLSTGGGALLESLKNKILPGIKAVINNT, encoded by the coding sequence ATGATAGAGGATATAAAAACTATTAATGATTTTGATTTCGAAAATCAAATAGTATTAATAAGAGTAGATTTTAATGTTCCTGTAGATAAATATTATCAAATAACAGATGATACACGTATTCAATTTAGTCTTCCTACTATTCAAAAAATTCTTTCTGAAAAAGGAAGAATAGTTCTCATTTCTCATTTTGGAAGACCTAATGGAAAACCTTCTAAAACTTATTCTTTAAAATTTTTAATTCCTTTTTTATCTAAAAAATTAAAACTTACTGTAGATTTTTGTGAGGATTGTATAGGAAAAAATGTAGAAAAAAAAATTAATGAATTAAAAAACGGTGAAATTTTATTATTGGAAAATCTTCGTTTTTATAAAGAAGAAGAAGAAGAAAATGAAAATTTTGCTTTTGAATTATCAAAATTAGGAAATATTTATGTAAATGATGCTTTTGGAGTTTCTCATCGTTTACATACTTCTATTACTATTCTTCCTAAATTTTTTGGAAAAAAAAAATGTATAGGACTTCTTATGCAAAAAGAAATTCAATTTTTGAACAAATTTTTATCAGGAAAAGGAGAAAAACCGATTACAGTTTTATTAGGAGGAGCAAAAATTTCTTCTAAAATTGAAATAATTGAAAATCTTATTGATTTTGCAGATCATATATTAATAGGAGGAGGGATGTCTTATCCTTTTATTAAAATAAAGGGGGGAAAAATAGGAAACTCTCTTCTTGAAAAAGATAATAAAATAATTGAAAAAATCTTGTTTAAGATTTTTGATAAATGTCAAGAAAAAAACAAAAAAAATATTTTATCTTTTCCAAAAGACGTTATTATTGCTGATTCATTTAAAAATACAGCAAATACTAAAGTTTCAGCTATTGATTCTATTCCAGATGGATGGGCTGGTTTGGATATAGGACCTCTTTCTATAAAATACTTTTGTGATATTATAGAAAAATCAAAAACCATTTTATGGAATGGACCAGTAGGAGTTTTTGAATTAACCAATTTTTCTTTAGGAACCAGATCTATTGCAAAAGCAATTGCAAAAACAACTGAAAAAGGAGCCTTTTCTTTGGTAGGAGGTGGAGATTCTATAGCCTCATTAAAAATGGAAGGATGTGATAATAAAATCAGTTATTTGTCTACTGGAGGGGGGGCTTTGTTAGAAAGTTTGAAAAATAAAATACTTCCTGGAATAAAAGCTGTTATAAATAATACATAA
- a CDS encoding aspartate-semialdehyde dehydrogenase, whose protein sequence is MKLGIVGVTGLVGRVMVNVLEKRNFPVKELYLSASEKSVGREFSFKKRTYKVISLHDLLLEKPNIVLFSAGSNISKEWAPKFAKVGSTVIDNSSAWRMDPEKKLIVPEINASFLEKKDNIIANPNCSTIQLVMVLFPLHIEYKIHRVVVSTYQSVTGTGKKALDQLNQEKEGNTIHKKVYPYSIYQNVLPYCDTFTENGYTIEEMKLIKETKKIINDQNIAITATAARVPVIGGHSESVNITFQKKPNIDRIYEILSKTKGVVVQDNPQKNIYPMPLYAYGKDEVFVGRIREDFSFQNSINIWIVSDNLRKGAATNAIQIAEYLINKKYV, encoded by the coding sequence ATAAAACTAGGAATAGTAGGTGTCACAGGGTTAGTTGGACGTGTAATGGTAAATGTTTTAGAAAAAAGAAATTTTCCAGTGAAAGAATTATATCTTTCTGCTTCTGAAAAATCTGTAGGAAGAGAATTTTCTTTCAAGAAAAGAACGTATAAGGTTATTAGTTTACATGATTTATTGTTAGAAAAACCGAATATTGTTTTATTTTCAGCCGGTTCAAATATATCAAAAGAATGGGCTCCAAAATTTGCAAAAGTAGGATCAACTGTCATAGATAATTCTTCTGCGTGGAGAATGGATCCTGAAAAAAAATTAATTGTTCCTGAAATCAATGCTTCTTTTTTAGAAAAAAAAGATAATATTATTGCCAATCCTAACTGTTCTACAATACAATTGGTAATGGTTTTATTTCCATTGCACATAGAATACAAAATTCATAGAGTAGTAGTTTCTACTTACCAGTCAGTAACAGGAACAGGAAAAAAAGCTTTGGATCAATTGAATCAAGAAAAAGAAGGAAATACTATTCATAAAAAAGTATATCCGTATTCTATTTATCAAAATGTATTACCTTATTGTGATACTTTTACAGAAAATGGTTATACAATAGAGGAAATGAAACTCATCAAAGAAACAAAAAAAATAATAAACGATCAAAATATAGCTATTACAGCTACGGCTGCACGTGTTCCTGTTATAGGTGGGCACTCAGAAAGTGTAAATATTACATTTCAAAAAAAACCCAATATAGATCGTATTTATGAAATTTTATCTAAAACAAAAGGAGTAGTTGTTCAAGATAATCCACAAAAGAATATTTATCCTATGCCATTATATGCTTACGGAAAAGATGAAGTATTCGTTGGTAGAATACGAGAAGATTTTTCATTTCAAAATTCTATAAATATTTGGATAGTATCTGATAATCTTCGTAAAGGAGCCGCAACAAATGCCATTCAAATTGCAGAATATTTAATAAATAAAAAATATGTTTAG
- a CDS encoding uroporphyrinogen-III synthase has product MKINNILISQPLTGGSNTPYLELSKNKNIKIDFRSFIEVKGASSDDVRKQKINFSDFTVILFISKKSVDHYFRLAESMRFKVPISMKYICQTETIAYYLQKYIVYRKRKIYIGNKSFQDILPYIKKHPKEKFLLPSSDILKPEIPNMLNKINIFWKRAILYKTTSSDLSDLKHICYDILVFFSPAEIKSLFENFPNFDQNGIKIATFGKNTLDAAAKAGLKIDIKVPTPELPSMAMALDRYIKKLNTIKY; this is encoded by the coding sequence ATGAAGATAAATAATATTCTTATTTCACAACCTCTCACAGGCGGCTCAAACACTCCATACTTAGAGCTCAGTAAAAATAAAAATATCAAGATCGATTTTAGATCCTTTATAGAAGTTAAAGGAGCATCATCTGATGATGTAAGAAAACAAAAAATCAATTTTTCTGATTTTACCGTGATACTTTTTATAAGTAAAAAATCTGTAGATCATTATTTCAGATTAGCGGAATCTATGCGTTTTAAAGTTCCAATTTCTATGAAATATATCTGTCAAACAGAAACAATTGCTTATTATTTGCAAAAGTATATTGTCTATAGAAAAAGAAAAATTTATATTGGAAATAAATCATTTCAAGACATATTGCCTTATATAAAGAAACATCCAAAAGAAAAATTTCTTTTGCCTTCTTCAGATATTTTAAAACCAGAAATTCCAAATATGTTGAATAAGATAAATATTTTTTGGAAAAGGGCTATATTATATAAAACCACTTCTAGTGATTTATCTGATTTAAAACACATATGTTATGACATTTTAGTTTTTTTTAGTCCAGCAGAAATCAAATCTTTGTTTGAAAATTTTCCTAATTTTGATCAGAATGGTATAAAAATTGCTACTTTCGGAAAAAATACTTTAGATGCTGCTGCTAAAGCAGGATTAAAAATAGATATAAAAGTTCCGACTCCAGAATTACCTTCTATGGCCATGGCTTTAGATAGATATATCAAAAAACTGAACACAATAAAATATTGA
- a CDS encoding DNA topoisomerase: protein MWLASDEDREGEAIAYQIYKTFNIPDRRYRRIVFHEITKKAIFHAIKKPRSINYNLVYAQQARRILDRLVGFQLSPILWEKVKKGLSAGRVQSAAVKLVVEREQKIQNFISVPTYQIYGVFTNEQKMVFNAKLEKKIEDKNEMISIMSSCINSTFLVNKIVIECEKKNPPPPFTTSSLQQEACKRLNYSISKTMFLAQKLYEKGFITYIRTDSTSLSKDILLEIKNYILSLYGEKYLSIKEFFKRKKFSQEAHESIHPTIINHVDENYLESLDIFQKRLYQLIWERTIMGQMTDSVIEKKNFYIQSPHLEYFFIWTKKTVLIDGFMKITNQDKKEKSNILEMREGSFLQKREIIAKQIIPTSLYRYNEASLVKKLEKLGIGRPSTYVPIISTIQKRNYVNIQKIIKKIETRKSFILKENSITEKNEKITEIEKNKFVPTEIGVLTTNFLKKNFGEIVNYDFTANLEKSFDDIAQGKQSWIEILKNFYDEFYKKIQHVKEYVDKIIHKERFLGIDPKSNKKVFAKIARYGPVVQMGEFKNKDKPKFSPLLNSQKINTISLSEALKILELPKSLGFFEEEEILLKINKYNIFIKHKKKSIPIEEKIFFNSSNLELEQAIKIIIENRKVDLT, encoded by the coding sequence ATTTGGTTAGCTTCGGATGAAGATCGTGAAGGAGAAGCTATTGCTTATCAAATTTATAAAACATTTAATATTCCCGATAGAAGATATAGAAGAATAGTTTTTCATGAAATTACAAAGAAAGCAATTTTTCATGCTATAAAAAAACCAAGATCGATTAATTACAATTTAGTTTATGCTCAACAAGCAAGACGAATTTTAGACAGGCTGGTAGGATTTCAACTATCTCCTATTTTATGGGAAAAAGTTAAAAAAGGTCTTTCTGCAGGTAGAGTTCAATCTGCGGCCGTCAAACTTGTAGTCGAACGAGAACAAAAGATTCAGAATTTTATTTCCGTACCTACTTATCAAATATATGGAGTTTTTACAAACGAACAAAAAATGGTTTTCAATGCAAAATTAGAAAAGAAAATTGAAGATAAAAATGAAATGATAAGCATTATGTCATCATGTATCAATAGTACTTTTCTAGTAAATAAAATTGTTATCGAATGTGAAAAAAAAAATCCTCCTCCACCATTTACAACTTCTTCTTTGCAACAAGAAGCTTGTAAAAGATTAAACTATTCTATATCAAAGACTATGTTTTTAGCGCAAAAATTATACGAAAAAGGATTTATTACATATATCCGTACGGATAGCACAAGTTTGTCAAAAGATATTTTATTGGAAATAAAAAATTATATACTTTCTTTATATGGTGAAAAGTATCTATCCATAAAAGAATTTTTCAAAAGAAAAAAATTTTCTCAAGAAGCTCACGAATCTATCCATCCTACTATTATCAATCATGTTGATGAAAATTATTTGGAATCTCTAGATATTTTTCAAAAACGTCTTTATCAACTTATATGGGAACGTACTATAATGGGACAAATGACAGATTCTGTTATTGAAAAGAAAAATTTTTATATTCAATCTCCTCATTTGGAATATTTTTTTATTTGGACAAAAAAAACAGTTTTGATTGATGGATTTATGAAAATTACAAATCAAGATAAAAAAGAAAAATCTAATATTTTAGAAATGAGAGAAGGCTCTTTTCTACAAAAAAGAGAAATTATAGCAAAACAAATTATTCCAACTTCTCTATACAGATACAATGAAGCCTCTTTAGTAAAGAAATTGGAAAAACTAGGGATAGGAAGACCTTCTACTTATGTTCCTATCATATCTACTATTCAGAAAAGAAATTATGTAAACATACAAAAAATTATAAAAAAAATAGAAACACGTAAAAGTTTTATTCTGAAAGAAAATTCTATAACTGAAAAAAATGAAAAAATTACTGAAATAGAAAAAAATAAATTTGTCCCTACAGAAATAGGTGTTTTGACCACTAATTTTTTGAAAAAAAATTTTGGAGAAATAGTAAATTATGATTTTACAGCAAATTTAGAAAAAAGTTTTGATGATATAGCTCAAGGGAAACAGTCTTGGATTGAGATTCTTAAAAATTTTTATGATGAATTTTATAAAAAAATACAACATGTTAAAGAATATGTAGATAAAATTATTCATAAAGAACGTTTTCTAGGAATAGATCCTAAATCAAATAAAAAAGTATTTGCTAAAATTGCCAGATATGGACCAGTTGTTCAAATGGGTGAATTTAAAAATAAAGATAAACCTAAATTTTCTCCTTTATTAAACAGTCAAAAGATAAATACGATTTCACTTTCAGAAGCTTTAAAAATTCTTGAATTGCCTAAATCTTTAGGTTTTTTTGAAGAAGAAGAAATTTTATTGAAAATAAATAAATACAATATTTTTATTAAACATAAAAAAAAATCTATTCCAATTGAAGAAAAAATATTTTTTAACTCATCTAATTTAGAATTAGAACAAGCTATTAAAATTATAATTGAAAACAGAAAAGTTGATCTAACTTAA
- a CDS encoding polyprenyl synthetase family protein, producing the protein MKIILEKVKIPIKKEIKEFEKQFVNVIKSNITLIDKITHYLIHRKGKLIRPIFVFLIAKMLGKIQKKTYHTACLIELIHTATLVHDDVIDNSSLRRGSFSINAIWKNKTAVLIGDYLLSKSLLLATDNNYYDLLKIICKTVKDMSEGELLQMEKSKKLDITEKIYNQIIYHKTASLIAASCECGARSVNADEKTALKMRKFGIFAGIAFQIKDDLFDYEEKSNNFTGKPIGIDLREKKITLPLIYTIRKASKEDQKWILNSIKNYDEKKKHQIINCIKKYGGLEYATQKMIKFRNDALKILENYPEGAIKEALKIMINFIIERNQ; encoded by the coding sequence ATGAAAATAATTCTAGAAAAAGTAAAAATTCCTATAAAAAAAGAAATAAAAGAATTTGAAAAACAATTTGTCAATGTAATCAAAAGCAATATTACTCTCATAGATAAAATAACTCATTATCTCATTCATAGAAAAGGAAAACTAATTCGTCCTATATTTGTTTTCCTGATAGCTAAAATGTTGGGGAAAATACAAAAAAAAACATATCATACTGCTTGCTTAATAGAGTTAATACATACAGCCACTCTTGTTCACGATGATGTTATAGATAATAGTTCTCTTCGTCGTGGCTCTTTTTCTATTAATGCCATATGGAAAAACAAAACAGCTGTTTTAATAGGAGATTACTTACTTTCTAAAAGTCTTTTGTTAGCAACAGATAACAATTATTACGATCTTCTTAAGATAATTTGCAAAACTGTTAAAGATATGAGTGAAGGAGAATTATTGCAAATGGAAAAATCTAAAAAACTAGATATTACCGAAAAAATTTATAATCAAATTATTTATCATAAGACTGCAAGTTTGATAGCTGCTTCTTGTGAATGTGGAGCACGTTCAGTGAATGCAGATGAAAAAACAGCATTAAAAATGAGAAAATTTGGAATTTTTGCTGGAATTGCTTTTCAAATAAAAGATGATTTATTTGATTATGAAGAAAAAAGTAATAATTTTACAGGAAAACCTATAGGAATTGATTTAAGAGAAAAAAAAATAACACTTCCACTTATTTACACTATTCGAAAAGCTTCTAAAGAAGATCAAAAATGGATATTAAATTCCATTAAAAATTATGATGAAAAAAAAAAACATCAAATAATTAATTGCATAAAAAAATACGGAGGATTAGAATATGCTACTCAAAAAATGATAAAATTCCGTAATGATGCACTAAAAATTTTGGAAAATTATCCAGAAGGAGCTATTAAAGAAGCATTAAAAATAATGATTAATTTTATTATTGAAAGAAATCAGTAA
- the rsmI gene encoding 16S rRNA (cytidine(1402)-2'-O)-methyltransferase, giving the protein MLYIVPTPIGNLEDFTFRGLRILKEVDVILVENYKFSKKLLDFYNIKTQTNRYHIHNEHKIIPYFIKEIKKGKKLALISNAGTPGISDPGFLLIKSCIRSSIPVECLPGSTALIPALVSSGLSINEFTFIGFLPKKKRKIKLENLSKENRTIVLYESPYRLLRTLNDIKYFFGLKRNIVICKEISKFFQETLRGNIEKIILYYENIEKILGEYTIIIEKSF; this is encoded by the coding sequence ATGTTGTATATTGTTCCTACTCCTATAGGAAATCTAGAAGATTTTACTTTCAGAGGATTACGAATCTTGAAAGAAGTAGACGTTATTTTAGTAGAAAACTATAAATTTTCCAAAAAATTATTGGACTTTTATAATATAAAAACTCAAACAAATAGATATCATATTCATAATGAACATAAAATAATTCCTTATTTTATAAAAGAAATCAAAAAAGGTAAAAAATTGGCACTAATATCCAATGCTGGGACACCAGGTATATCTGATCCAGGATTTTTATTGATTAAATCTTGCATAAGATCTTCTATTCCTGTAGAATGTTTACCTGGTTCCACTGCTTTAATTCCAGCATTAGTTAGTTCAGGTCTCTCTATTAATGAGTTTACTTTTATTGGTTTTTTACCCAAAAAAAAAAGAAAAATTAAATTAGAAAATCTATCTAAAGAAAATAGAACTATTGTATTATATGAATCCCCTTATAGACTATTACGAACATTGAACGATATAAAATATTTTTTCGGTTTGAAAAGAAATATTGTGATATGCAAAGAAATATCCAAATTCTTTCAAGAAACATTAAGAGGAAATATAGAAAAAATCATTTTATATTATGAGAATATCGAAAAAATATTAGGTGAATACACTATTATCATTGAAAAAAGTTTCTAA
- the folB gene encoding dihydroneopterin aldolase, translating into MGKIILENIRLFGYHGCMSEEEHVGSHYTTNIEIELNLNQASIHDDLSKTIDYVHLYCIVKEEMKINSKLIEHLAQRIIQRIRKEYKEFLIKHIKVKVCKENPPLQGDVDRVCVILDD; encoded by the coding sequence ATGGGTAAAATAATCCTAGAAAATATTAGATTGTTTGGATATCATGGATGTATGTCAGAAGAGGAGCATGTCGGTTCTCATTATACGACTAACATAGAAATTGAATTAAATCTTAATCAAGCTTCCATTCATGATGATTTATCAAAAACTATTGATTATGTCCATTTGTATTGTATTGTGAAAGAAGAAATGAAGATTAACTCTAAATTGATAGAACATTTAGCACAAAGAATAATTCAAAGAATTAGAAAAGAATATAAAGAATTTTTGATCAAACATATAAAAGTAAAAGTTTGTAAAGAAAATCCTCCATTACAAGGAGACGTAGATAGAGTTTGTGTTATTTTAGATGATTAA
- the gmk gene encoding guanylate kinase: protein MKKGKMIILSGPSGSGKTTISHYLLSKFQDLKFSVSCTTRSIRNNEKHGKDYYFISMNTFISKIKKCQFAEWEEVYPKLFYGTLKDEILKIWKSNKHVLFDVDIKGGLSLKKQYPNNSLSIFIMVNSIKILKERLLMRNSEQSENQINTRLNKAKKENSYAKLFDIVLFNIDLFQTKKKAIQLVSNFINENRGDWT, encoded by the coding sequence ATGAAAAAAGGTAAAATGATCATTTTGTCAGGTCCTTCTGGATCTGGAAAAACTACTATTTCACATTATTTACTTTCAAAATTTCAAGATTTGAAATTTTCTGTATCATGTACCACACGATCAATTCGAAATAATGAAAAACATGGAAAAGATTATTATTTTATATCCATGAATACTTTTATTTCTAAAATAAAAAAATGTCAATTTGCAGAATGGGAAGAAGTTTATCCTAAATTGTTTTATGGAACCTTAAAGGACGAAATTTTAAAAATTTGGAAATCTAATAAACATGTTCTATTCGATGTGGATATCAAAGGAGGATTAAGTTTAAAAAAACAATATCCAAATAATTCTTTATCTATATTTATTATGGTTAATTCAATAAAAATCCTAAAAGAAAGACTTTTAATGAGAAATTCTGAACAATCAGAAAATCAAATAAATACACGTTTAAATAAAGCAAAAAAAGAAAATAGTTATGCAAAATTATTTGACATTGTTCTATTTAACATAGATTTATTTCAAACAAAAAAAAAAGCAATTCAATTAGTCTCTAATTTTATCAATGAAAATCGGGGTGACTGGACTTGA
- a CDS encoding superoxide dismutase → MSFKLPKLSYSYKDFEPYIDRKTMEIHYNKHHASYTDNLNKAISGTDMMNLPIEKILRRACMETPAVRNNSGGFYNHNLFWKILIPHSEYTDPSIFLNEVIRKNFNSFDLFKNQFSTAASNRFGSGWAWLCCIKENQLTICSTANQDNPIMSGIGCEGIPILGLDVWEHAYYLQYQNRRLDYISSFWNIINWKKVEENYNKVVNNFHG, encoded by the coding sequence ATGTCATTTAAACTTCCAAAATTATCTTATTCATATAAGGATTTCGAACCTTACATAGATAGAAAAACGATGGAAATCCATTACAATAAACATCATGCCTCTTATACAGATAATTTGAATAAAGCTATTTCTGGAACAGATATGATGAATCTTCCTATAGAAAAAATTCTGAGAAGAGCTTGTATGGAAACTCCGGCAGTGCGCAATAATAGTGGAGGTTTTTATAATCATAATCTTTTTTGGAAAATATTAATTCCTCATTCAGAGTATACAGATCCAAGTATATTTTTGAATGAAGTTATTAGAAAAAATTTCAATTCTTTTGATCTTTTCAAAAACCAATTTTCTACTGCAGCATCTAATCGTTTTGGTTCAGGATGGGCTTGGTTATGTTGCATAAAAGAAAATCAATTGACAATTTGTTCTACAGCCAATCAAGATAATCCTATAATGTCTGGGATCGGTTGTGAAGGAATCCCAATATTAGGATTAGATGTTTGGGAACATGCTTACTATCTGCAATATCAAAACCGTCGTTTAGACTACATCTCTTCTTTTTGGAATATTATTAATTGGAAAAAAGTAGAAGAAAATTATAATAAAGTAGTAAATAATTTTCATGGGTAA
- a CDS encoding toprim domain-containing protein, with the protein MKENLVIVESPTKAHTIQTFLGKNYHVVSSYGHIIDLPEKEIGVQIKENFKPNYVILSKKKK; encoded by the coding sequence ATGAAAGAAAATTTAGTTATTGTAGAATCTCCAACCAAAGCTCATACTATACAAACATTTTTGGGAAAAAATTATCATGTAGTGTCTAGTTATGGACATATCATAGATCTTCCAGAAAAAGAAATAGGAGTTCAGATAAAAGAAAATTTCAAACCTAATTACGTAATTTTATCTAAAAAAAAAAAATAG
- a CDS encoding RpiB/LacA/LacB family sugar-phosphate isomerase translates to MKIAIGSDHTGVYYKSLINDLLTKIGYEIKDFGFSKYGEKVDYPDFIHPTAEFVENGKADFGIIICGSGNGAAMTANKYKKIRAALVWRKEVAVLAKKHNNANIISLPARFLDKNEVLEIIKTFLKTDFEGGRHKIRINKIPYPQ, encoded by the coding sequence ATGAAAATAGCAATAGGATCTGATCATACAGGAGTGTATTATAAATCCTTAATAAACGATCTTTTAACAAAAATAGGATACGAAATTAAAGATTTCGGATTTTCAAAATATGGAGAAAAAGTTGATTATCCTGATTTTATTCATCCTACAGCTGAATTTGTAGAAAATGGGAAGGCCGATTTTGGAATTATTATATGTGGAAGTGGAAATGGAGCAGCGATGACCGCCAATAAATATAAAAAAATTCGTGCTGCTTTGGTATGGAGAAAAGAAGTCGCTGTTTTAGCAAAAAAACATAATAATGCTAATATTATTAGTTTACCAGCACGTTTTTTAGATAAAAATGAAGTTTTGGAAATTATAAAAACATTTCTGAAAACTGATTTTGAAGGAGGAAGGCATAAAATCAGAATAAATAAAATACCATATCCTCAGTAG
- the queA gene encoding tRNA preQ1(34) S-adenosylmethionine ribosyltransferase-isomerase QueA produces MRTSDFDFESPLNLLAKFPSQERDESKLMVIHRKNKKIEHKSFKDLYQYFDEGDTFILNNTKVFPARLFGNKEKTEAKIEVFLLRELDSKDRTWDVLVDPARKVRVGNKLNFGYGLTGEVIDNTTSRGRILQLHFNGTHKELIKKIKELGKTPLPKYINRQPEKNDEERYQTVYAKKEGSVAAPTAGLHFSKHLLKKLEIKGINLVEITLHLGLGSFLPVEVEDISKHKMDSEKCFINEDTCNVINHTIQKKKRVCAIGTSSMRAIESSVSSNKNLNPFSGWTNKFIFPPYNFSIANSMITNFHMPKSTLLMMAAAFAGFDLIMKAYQIAIQEKYRFYSYGDAMLIL; encoded by the coding sequence ATGAGAACTTCAGACTTTGATTTTGAATCCCCTTTGAATCTTCTTGCCAAATTTCCTTCTCAAGAAAGAGATGAATCCAAATTAATGGTAATCCATAGAAAAAACAAAAAAATAGAACATAAATCATTTAAAGATTTATATCAATATTTTGACGAAGGAGACACTTTTATTCTTAATAATACCAAAGTTTTTCCTGCAAGATTATTTGGAAATAAAGAAAAAACAGAAGCAAAAATAGAAGTTTTCTTACTTAGAGAATTAGATTCAAAAGATAGAACTTGGGATGTTTTAGTTGATCCTGCAAGAAAAGTAAGAGTAGGAAATAAATTAAATTTTGGGTATGGATTAACAGGAGAAGTTATAGATAATACAACTTCCAGAGGAAGAATTTTACAACTTCATTTTAACGGAACTCATAAAGAACTTATAAAAAAAATAAAAGAATTAGGAAAAACGCCTCTTCCAAAATATATTAATAGACAACCAGAAAAAAATGATGAAGAGCGTTATCAAACTGTATATGCAAAAAAAGAAGGATCTGTTGCAGCACCAACAGCAGGATTACATTTTTCTAAACATTTATTAAAAAAATTAGAAATAAAAGGAATAAATTTGGTAGAAATAACTTTACATTTAGGATTGGGAAGTTTTTTACCTGTAGAAGTAGAAGACATATCAAAACACAAAATGGATTCTGAGAAATGTTTTATAAACGAAGATACATGTAATGTTATAAATCATACAATACAAAAAAAAAAACGAGTTTGTGCTATAGGGACCTCTTCTATGCGAGCTATAGAAAGCTCTGTATCTTCTAATAAAAATTTAAATCCTTTTTCTGGATGGACTAATAAATTCATTTTTCCTCCTTATAATTTTAGCATAGCTAATTCTATGATTACAAATTTTCACATGCCAAAATCAACATTACTCATGATGGCAGCCGCTTTTGCAGGTTTTGATTTAATTATGAAAGCATATCAAATAGCAATTCAAGAAAAATACAGATTTTATTCTTATGGAGATGCTATGTTAATTTTATAA